The Panicum virgatum strain AP13 chromosome 3N, P.virgatum_v5, whole genome shotgun sequence genome includes the window CAGATGTGTTGATGTTGCTCTTCCCATTCACttgtacaaaaaaaaagagtattTTAGCTGTGCTAAGGGCAATTATACAGTGAAATTATGTAAGACTTACAGTTGCTTTTCTGACATTTTAGCATCAACTTGATATGTTCGATGAGATATAAACGCTGGGAATTTTAATATAGCTTAGTATCCTAGTTTCTCCCTCTATACTTGGCCTTATGTGAATGACATCTCATTTTAATTGTTGCAGTGTTCACATGATGTATCATGCTAAGAATTTTTCTGTGCCCTTTGCTCCGCAGAGGGCTCAGAATAATGAGCATGCAAGTAATATTGGAGCTATTGGTGGAACCAACATAAGCAACCCTGCTAATCCTGTAGGAAGTGGGAAACAACGTCTAAGATGGACTTCAGATCTCCATAATCGCTTTGTGGATGCCATCGCCCAGCTTGGTGGACCAGATAGTGGGTGTTCTATTCTCTGTTGAGTATTAGACATTGTAGTTGGTGTTAATGCATTGCATAAACTGCCATCTGCACAAATGTTCTGTACTGATGGTTTAAAAATCAAGGAGTATATTAATTGATCGCATTGCACATGTCATATATGCGTAGCAAACTGGACATTTAACTAAATCGACCGTGCCAATGTTTAGGATCAGATTGCTGCACGCTTTTCAAAACTCATGCGAACTTGTTATTTAGACCCTCTGTAATTGTGTCTGCCATGTTATTAAATCCAATCACATTGGAAAATGTTTGTGCCTTGAGAACTGTGGTCCTTGTCAAATGGGGAAACAGCTTTGAGTATTGCATGTGCAGTCTATCTGACTCTATTAGTCTGGATAAGCTAGCAGGTTATCACGAGAGTACTTGATGTTTttgggattgcaactgcaagtACTCTGTATCTGAGACTCTTATCATATTTATTCAGGAGCTACACCTAAAGGGGTGCTCACTGTGATGGGTGTGCCAGGGATCACAATTTATCATGTAAAGAGCCATTTGCAGGTGAAGAATTTCCATTGAAGGAAACAGATTTCAAAATGATTCGTTGCAACTAATACTTTCTCTTTCCTTGGTGCTTGTGTAGAAGTATCGCCTTGCAAAGTATATACCAGAATCTCCTGCTGAAGGTGAATATATTTCTTTGCTTCAATTTTTTCTGCAGCCCGTTCCCCTTCCCTAATATCAAACGCAAGTAAACAGCTATTCGTTTTATGCTATGATGGAATATTATTTAGGTTCCAAGGACGAAAAAAAGGATTCAAGTGATTCCCTCTCTAACACGGATTCTGCACCGTAAGTTATCTTTTTACCCATCGTGTGTGCCAAGTTTTTATGAATTATGCAGTTGACCAAATATTCTTACATGTGTTTTAGAGGATTACAAATCAATGAAGCATTAAAGATGCAAATGGAGGTTCAGAAGCGGCTACATGAGCAGCTCGAGGTCTGTTATTGAAAGATGTTGGCAAATTTATATCATACAGTTTGTTTTAATGTTTTCAGTTTACCCACCAATCCTACTTTGCTAGGGATGACTTCTACAAGCTGATGTTTTGGTCCATTCTTACTATTCACTTATTCTCTGTCAAGTTATACCTTAGCGTGTTTCCTTCTCAAGGCTGTGCTGTTTAGTCGGGAACTGCTTCTTATTGATAATTATTCCATTTTGGCTTATTTTTTGTAGTTTGTGAGTTtttttttagcttcaagatCAATCTAAATTTTCCTTGAGAAGTCTCTTTTCAGTTTGATGAAATTCATTGTACTTTATTTTTTTCAGGTTCAAAGGCAATTGCAGCTGAGAATTGAAGCTCAAGGCAGGTACTTGCAAATGATCATAGAGGAGCAACAAAAGCTTGGGGGATCATTCAAAGCTTCAGAGGATCAGAAGCTTTCACATTCACCTCCAAGCTTAGATGAGTACCCTGAGAGCACGCAGCCTTCTCCCAAGAAACCAAGGATAGATGCGTTGTCACCGGATTCAGAGCGCGATACGACTCAAGCAGAATTCGAATCCCATCTGATTGGTCCATGGGATCAAGAAATCTGCGGGAAAAATCTATGCGGCGTTGCATTCCCAGCGGAGGAGTTCAAAGCAGACCCTGGTATGAGCAAATCATAAAGCAAAGCCTTCCTTGACGGGCATTCGTCATAGTTGACCTCTCCACTAGATGATCTCATTCGCATGTGAATATATATCATCTTAACAACAGAATGTTGTTCGGATCTTCTGGATCCGCACCTGATCCTTGCAGCCATGGCCAGTTGTTGTCACGGTAGTATTCATCATACAACTCTTGTAATTATGAGGATGGTGTTACAAAGTTTCTAGCCAGCATTTCCTTAGCCCTGAGTTGAACCATGTAGCAAGAAAGAGCACATGTTTACACGCAATACATTTGCTGTGAAGAGGGCGTGCCCCTGGAGCTACCTGAAGCTATGTGATGGTGATGTGTGTTGGAATCGTTTCTAGTATCACTGTTAGATGGTCTTAATAGCACTTCCTAGGGTCTGAGTTTAACTCCCCGTGGGAGCAAATTTTAGCCTGggttaaaaaaaaattctctcgCTTGCCACCATGCAAAAGCATAAAGGAAGATACCAGCCCGTAATCACTCAGATAATGGCGCCCTTAGCCCCTGTACAAGGGTGGGGTGGTGGTTCTAGAATTTTCTCAGTCGCGTGGGAGATCTTGTTCCATGCTTGGCTTTCTTCCCTACaggttgagtttttttttttaaatatcacTGTTACGTATTGACTTCGTTTCATGTATACAAGATGCAGCCAGCAAACACTTCAAGAGGTCAGTCATCTGTAGGCCTGACTGCCTGAGCAACTCTGCATTCCACTGGACTGGATAGTTGGGTTTTTTCTTACTGTTACCGGTGCAGGTTTCGGTGGCACGGAATACTGAATATGTTAGGTCCTACACAAGATTTCAGTTGTAGTGCTACCCAGAATCAAAAGAACTTGTTTGAGAGAGAATCCCAAGGAGTTGCAGAACAAAAGCAAAGGATATATTCTACCTTGACATTTTGCAAAGGAGCACTCAAATAGTTTGCGCGTCGGTACATGTCGCAAGCGGCAATTGGCAAACAAAACTCGTTTATTTTGCTGAAACGTTTCGCTTTCTCATGTCAGTAAAATACTTTCAGACAAGCATTGATGCTGCACACTAAGGGACTACTTGATTGGGGGATTTGGATCCAGATTTATAATTTAGTTCGGATTTGAGTTAAATCTCAAAATtcattctctttttctttcacaAGACCAAGCGGATCTCATCCTGCAGAAGACCCCTTGTCCAGACTCCCTAAGCAATATACGCACGTCGCGTAGGGCTTAGCTAGGCAAGAGTCAGGAAAACATCGCAGTGGTGGTCCACTGGCTCCGGCTCCtctggagaagaaaaaaaaaacgttgCACCAGCTTTGATACAAATATCCGATAGGTCAGCAGTGCATAACCTAGCATGTTTAGCTTATACGCTCGTTTAATAGATAGAGGTGCTACTTGTATAAATGTGACGTATGGTATGCAAATGCATATAAAATAATCGTGCGAGTAACATTATTAACAATTCCTTAGAAGAGAAGCATTTTCCCGCTAGTTATTATAGAACTAGTAGCTGCCAAGATGCACGAACAGCACCGGTTCGTGGATTGTAAAACAATGATTTAAACGTGTTTACTTGAAATTTTTTAGAACTTACTATGTTTTTTAACACCCCCTCCATAGGGAAAATCCTTGTGATAAGATGACTACTATCAGTTGGAACTGATGTAATGCTAGCCAAGCCTAAATCTTGATTTGAATTCGGTGAAAATGCATTTCGTAACATGAACGCGTAAAGAACTGGTATCTAGTTATTTACGTTGTTCTTTCAAAAGAACAAGGCTAGCTATTGATTGGCAACAacacatattttggtgtgtgtgtgtgtgtgcgcgcgcgcgcgcgcacattGTGCCCGCACTCTGGCCTTGAGCACAGTTGTTGTTTTAGTCCGAAAAGACACCTGGACTGGAGTGAGTTGCCGCCCACACAGTTCTTGACGAGAATAGGTGGGTCTCTTGAATGTTAGAGAATGGAAACCGCCACAAAGATAAGCTAGCAAAGTGTAAAACAATCGCGCGCTATGTACTTGATCCTGTTACTAGTTTGTTTTCTTGCTACACACTTAAGTATAAGTTATATCTAAATACATATAAAAACTATATACGACTTGTAATTTGGAACGTTATGCAAGTAAAGCATTTTAGTTAGACCAGTAACTGAAATCGCCTACCTTGGCTGGACCTCCCTTCCATTTAAAAATTAAAGATCCTAAGACTGCAGTTCAAGGCACACAACACCAAGCCTGCGATAAATCTGCATccatatatttattttatacaGTTATTTGATTAAGAAATGGAGATATGTCTTGCATAAATGTGAAGCGTAGTTACATCACATGTAAATTAGTGGCATCCAAGATAAATCTTGAAAACCTTTTATAAAGAAGTGGGCATACAAAATAAGCCTTGAAAACCATTTATTAGTGTTCATCATTTCATTACGCGGCAATACAACCAGGACAATAGAAAACACACGCCCATTGCAGCAATCTTGTAACGCAAAATCTTAAGATTTTAAATGTAGTTTGTCAAAGGAAACTAGAGTTACTACGCACACACACGAATCCTACTCATAACCTCCGTAATTCATTAGAAGCTGAAATTTTTTCCACTAATTACAGAACTAGCTAGTTGGCTAATGGCATATTGTGGTCATGAACAGATTTCTgtaaataaatacatatatttgTAGCTACAAATATGTAGTTATTTATGGTGTTTTTCCAGCGCAATTGATTGGCAAACGTCATTCCTACATCGAACGACTAGTATTTTGGCATGTATCGACTGTCACGGGCTATGACCTTGAGCGCAGCTGTCGTccataatttctttttttttacgaaACTATATGAGTTTTGGACGGTAAGGACCAAAAGCTACCATAGAAATGAACAAAATGCACATATAGTATACCACATAGACCTCAGCAACCTATCGGCGTGTTGTAACTGTAGCCGATGGTCCACTACCAGTGACGCAACAAAATCTACACTGCTTAAGTTATGTATGTTTTTCTGTAAGTATAGCATTTCCGCTAGAGTGGTAACTGAAGCCACCCGCCCTGGCTCCCATGCCTCCTCCCTCAAACTTTCAAGAACCACCAAAGACCGCAGTTCAAAGCACGCAGTTCCGTAACTGTCCACACTGGCTGGAAAGCCTTTCCTCCTACCATAAAAACCACCTGAGAGCACACCTCAAAGCACACAACACCACAACACTCTCTGTCTGGCAACACCCATTGCTCGCCTCTCTCTTCACCCCACATCGTCGACCATGACCACCATGGCGGCGCCCATAGCCACAAGAACCCTGTCCCTGGCGGcgtgcgccgccgtcctcgtggCGGTGGTCGTGTCcttggcaccggcggcggcggcgaacgagGAAGGGGACGCGCTGATGGCCCTGCGCCATGGCCTCGAGGACCCCGACGGCGTGCTCGCGAGCTGGGAGCCGAACCTGGTGAACCCGTGCACCTGGTTTCACGTCAGCTGCAACGACGACGACCGCATCGACCGCATGTGAGTGTGATCGTCTACCCGCCTTTGTTGCCGGCTAAATTGGTTTCCGGAGGGGATCCATGGGCTGGGCTTACTTCTTGTACGAATCGAGCCCTGGCAAGTAGGATTGGAGGTTAGTACACGGCCCGCTACGCGGAGAGCGCTGGGCATGCCAGATGGAAAAAACTATCAGACGACCCCGTCGCGACCACGTGAGAGCGCGCGACGCGTCAGCCCATCTCGAGTCTGTATCCGCGGCCCAACAAACCTATGTGCTAAATTTTGCTCTGTCTTGCGCTCAACGTCTACGGCCCACCGATTTCTTACGCATCTGCCTAGATTCGGCAACCTTCATATCCACGCACAGCAAGTAAGCATGAGAAGAAATTGACTTTTTCTTACATGAATctattctaaaaatattttatctaccTCGTGTTACCTCCATTTTGAGAACTGATTTCACCAATGTGTTCTACTCAACGagacgaacaaaactagatctcacttgcatatgttttaacAATATTTTACActagtagcaacttatgtgaTGACTTACTCTCTTTTCTctagcaacttatgtgtatatcATATTACTTTAGTAACAACTTATGTGTGCTATATCATATTTAGTAATAAGAACTTATGTGTACAACACTTATTATTTTGTAGCAACTTATATGTACGAGTTTATGATCGATTTCATTTGCAGTAATTTATATCTTATATGTGTGGCAATGTATAATAAATGATGTTTTgtgacaacttttgttttatatgtgtgattttttttatttttatacagTTTATATATAAACTTATGTGTATaataactttttttttacttctcatgggcattttttagattaaggaatactactcatgtatatgatattttaTGTTTGTGACAATTTATGTATGATAttggttttatttttgtgacaacttatgttcataacaaattatgattttattcCAACTTTAttttttaacaacttacaaatatttttctaaCTATTATCTTATATGTCTGGTAACTTATATCTTACATATGCGACAACTCATGTACATAATAAATTTTATCTTTTAGCAAGTTTTGTTTTATGTATATGACAACTTTTATTTCTATGACAATTTATATATAAACTTATGAGTTTgatatttactttttttttactaCTTATATGTATGGCATTTTGTGTTCGTAACAACTTATGTATATGATAGATTTTATTTATGGCAACTTATGTTTATGACAGATTAAGCTTTTGTGACAACTTTATTTATATAgtaatttataaatattttatatgGCAATTTTTACCTTATTTGTgtggcaacttatgtgtatGAAAACTTCTATTTTTGTGGCTATAACATATAGCAACTTGCTACCAGTTGAAAACATCATTAAAATATATGCAAATGGGATCTAGTTTTGACCGTCTTATCACGTAAAACACAATGGTGCAATCGGTATTCAAAACAGAGCTCGTACGAAGGAGATAAAGTATTTTTTAGAAAGTTATTTTATACTAGAAAGGTTGAAAATGACATCACCTAGATATCAGATATCAGATATCAGGGGGAAACTAGGCATTGAGTAATGAGTACTGCGCGTGAGAGACACAAGCGCAGGAAGAAAATGCTCCACGCGCATGGACAAGATGCAGTACACGTGAAAGGCAAAAGCACGTGGGAGAGGTCGCGCGCTGCGCTCTCCGCGCGACGGGTCGCGCTTTAACGTCGTCCATGCCAGATTGGCTAGgcgcagttttttttttttttttttgagaggagaCTGGCTGGGCGCAGGCAGCTTAGTTTTTTATTAGGAGTGACGGAGCTTAGGTTGTCCGGTCCCCTGCCGGCGGAGCTGGGGAAACTGGAGCAGCTGCATTACATGTACGTGGTCGTTCTGAATAATTCTGACGCATCCATTGTTCATTGGCTCCGAAACATCCCTGTCAGTTATCCATGTTGGTGGTGAACGTAGTGTGTGCTGACATCTTTTTTGGCATCTGATCGAGCAGGGAGATGAGCGGGAACAATCTCCAGGGCCCGATCCCGCCCGAGTTGGGCGACCTGAGGAACCTGATCAGCATGGACCTGTACAACAACGACATCTCGGGGCACCTGCCCAGCACGCTCGGGAACCTCAAGTCCCTGCGGTTCCTGTAAGTCTCGGAGCCGCGCTGTTTCTGAACCCACCCTTCCATGCTTTCGGTCGCACGCACCGCGTTGTGAATCACGGGAACGCCTCTGGCCGTGTGCTTCGACAGGCGCATCGACCACAACCGCCTGACGGGACCGGTCCCCAGGGAGCTGTCCGGGCTGCCCAACCTCGAGTCCGTGTAGGTTTCGCATCGCTTCGATCTCTGCCCGAGCTCGAACTGttcgtcgccggccggccgtaaCACTGTTCCGTTCTTCCTTTCCTGATGCAATGCAGGGATTTCTCCAGCAACGACCTCTGCGGCACCATCCCGACGTCCGGGCCGTTCGAGAACGTGCCCCTCAGCAGGTAGGCGCGTCTTCTTCCATGGGTTCACGATGTCATGTCCAGGCACTGTCACCGTGTCCAAGTGCTCGGCTCTGCTAACAGCTAACGGTGCGGTGCTCGTCTCGTGTCTTGTCCATTTGCAGCTTCTCCAACAACCCGCGGCTGAAGCAGGGGCCCGGCGCGTACGACGCCCACTGCTAGACTGGCTGCTTGGCTGCCAGCGCCATGGCTATGAATAACAACAGACCGAGGCAACTAGCTAGTTCGTTCGGATCGTATCGGTGACGACGCGGGCTGTGTGCCAGCAGCATGCCAGAGCAGAGGCCTCGCTCCTCTCGTTGTAAAACCTCCGCCTCTGACGGGGCTCGCTTCGTACTCTGCACCTGGTCCCGAGCGcgtgagagagaaaaaaaatattctggTGGTGATGAACTTATGATGATGACGATGTTCATCGGAGCTGTCCGGTTTCTGTCGCGCTACGATACAAGACGGGGCCTGCGGTCGCCGGTCGGTCGCCGTAGGGTACTAAGGGTAGTGGGGCCGCCGTGGCGAGATCGTCGGCTGCCTTGCGACCGGGTGGCCTGCCGTCCgttgcgcgcggcgcggcgcggcgccactTGGCACGCCCGGGCGCGCGTCTTGTGACTACTGTGAAGTCTTTGGCGGAACTGGTGGGTCTTTGGCGGAACTGGTGGTGCGTTTGGACGTAGTACCTAGGTCTTAAAATAAATGTcttaaaataaatacaattctatagtttaaaatttgtcccaCAGATAATATAACTTTGATCTACCTACCACAAAAAACAAGTCAGTTTCCAGAAGATTCTCATAAAATACAACTAACATCtcattcactcatcacaaaagACAAATAGTATTTTGGTAATTTTACACGTACTATTGATTTGCGTGTTTGGTtctagaattgtatttattttggaCGGAAGAAATATGTCCTGGCGGCCCTGGATGAACGGACTTAGACGGACGGTCGATGGCCGAGAGCAGGAAAACGAGGGCagtaaaaaaaacttgacctgcaaGGGGTAAAACTACCCCCACGACATTGTTTGAGAGGTAAAATGACTTTCTCACAGCAGGCCAAAAAAACTCCCGAATCCCTGTCCCACCCGTACACAGGGTCCATCGCCTTGTGAGTTAGACCGGACTCCATAATGCTTAAGATATGGGGCATGCGAATGGTTTTTCTACCCCTGCACTACCAACTGGAAAATCCGTCTCCGAAGGCGTCGCTGCCGTTCGCGAAAGCGAGAGCAGTAAAAGGCCGGGTTGAGGTCAGCAGTTTCTGCGATTTCGaacgtactccctccgtcctaatcAAATGCTTCTAGACAGAACCACACAGGTGCGTAGTCCGGGACGAAAGCAGTTGGGACGCCCAACGgacggtttttttatttttatattttctattttcgttatttacaaaaatatattttcggtttggAAATTTACACAAacataccccggccgcccagcaGAGGGGcgcctggccgcccggcagccgggcggcaggggtttATCCGcaaaaaaagatgaaaaaaattgcagacaggtccctgaggctgggcggccggcccccactggccgcccggcagcggggcggccggcctggccgcccggctgctggGCGACCGGCTCTCCCGCCTCTATATAAGGGAtggctggtccccccacccctcatttgcatcactaaaattccagaaactaaGAAAAAAGAgacagggagggagagaggcgaagccctgccggattttcgtgccggcgactgcaggtaaccaaaattcttctacgctttacaaatagcatgattgtgtgtccagatatgtcgagcaattatttttgttgtaattatttttgttgaaacagtagattagcaatcaatttaatatcatgattgtgtgtccagatatgtcgagtaagcttcgttttcaagttcattatggtgatgaatatatttctcatgatgcgtatggagtagatctatcagcttttgaacgaagagagtgcggaatagataaacccttagagatgagttttggttccatatgcaaatggcttcacgagaaATTCAATGTGAATACAAAAACTCAT containing:
- the LOC120665082 gene encoding myb family transcription factor PHL7-like, with amino-acid sequence MMYHAKNFSVPFAPQRAQNNEHASNIGAIGGTNISNPANPVGSGKQRLRWTSDLHNRFVDAIAQLGGPDRATPKGVLTVMGVPGITIYHVKSHLQKYRLAKYIPESPAEGSKDEKKDSSDSLSNTDSAPGLQINEALKMQMEVQKRLHEQLEVQRQLQLRIEAQGRYLQMIIEEQQKLGGSFKASEDQKLSHSPPSLDEYPESTQPSPKKPRIDALSPDSERDTTQAEFESHLIGPWDQEICGKNLCGVAFPAEEFKADPGMSKS
- the LOC120667663 gene encoding leucine-rich repeat protein 1-like produces the protein MAAPIATRTLSLAACAAVLVAVVVSLAPAAAANEEGDALMALRHGLEDPDGVLASWEPNLVNPCTWFHVSCNDDDRIDRMQLSFLLGVTELRLSGPLPAELGKLEQLHYMEMSGNNLQGPIPPELGDLRNLISMDLYNNDISGHLPSTLGNLKSLRFLRIDHNRLTGPVPRELSGLPNLESVDFSSNDLCGTIPTSGPFENVPLSSFSNNPRLKQGPGAYDAHC